A single window of Sphaerodactylus townsendi isolate TG3544 linkage group LG05, MPM_Stown_v2.3, whole genome shotgun sequence DNA harbors:
- the PRPF38B gene encoding pre-mRNA-splicing factor 38B, which yields MANTCPVVGAGNCHPPPHQGGPPQPPQAGGVLSPPLPLQSAGPKPAASGKQGNVLPLWGNEKTMNLNPMILTNILSSPYFKVQLYELKTYHEVVDEIYFKVTHVEPWEKGSRKTAGQTGMCGGVRGVGTGGIVSTAFCLLYKLFTLKLTRKQVMGLITHIDSPYIRALGFMYIRYTQPPTDLWDWFESFLDDEEDLDVKAGGGCVMTIGEMLRSFLTKLEWFSTLFPRIPVPVQKNIDQQIKARPRKIKKDGKEGIEEVERHAERRRSRSPRRSLTPRRSPRRSRSRSRHREGRGSSSFDRELERERERQRLEREAKERERERRRSRSSDRALERRRSRSRERHRSRSRDRKGDRRDREREREKENERSRRKERDYDKERGNERERERSREKSKDRKGKSEIEEKRHKDEKDERKHRDEKRDTKKERRHSRSRSRDRKRRSRSVSRNAGKHSRSRSKEKSSKHKSESKEKSNKRSRSRSRGRTDSAEKSRKRELSPTKDRSWKRSKSKERSHKHDPSDKDHSDKHDHRRSQSTERENQEKQSKNKDETV from the exons ATGGCCAACACCTGTCCAGTCGTGGGGGCCGGAAACTGCCACCCGCCGCCGCACCAGGGGGGCCCGCCGCAGCCTCCGCAGGCCGGAGGGGTCTTGTCGCCGCCGTTGCCGCTGCAAAGCGCGGGGCCGAAGCCGGCGGCCTCCGGCAAGCAAGGCAACGTCCTGCCTCTGTGGGGGAATGAGAAGACCATGAACCTGAACCCCATGATCCTCACCAACATCCTCTCCTCGCCCTACTTCAAGGTGCAGCTCTACGAGCTCAAGACCTACCACGAGGTGGTTGATGAGATCTACTTCAAG GTCACACATGTTGAGCCTTGggagaaaggaagcagaaaaacagCAGGCCAGACAGGGATGTGCGGAGGG GTGCGTGGTGTTGGGACTGGCGGTATAGTGTCCACGGCCTTTTGCCTGCTGTACAAGTTATTTACCCTGAAGCTTACCCGTAAGCAAGTGATGGGACTAATAACCCATATAGACTCCCCATATATCAGAGCCCTTGGATTCATGTATATTAG GTACACACAGCCTCCAACAGATTTATGGGACTGGTTTGAATCCTTTCTTGATGATGAGGAG GACCTTGATGTGAAAGCAGGTGGTGGCTGTGTCATGACCATTGGAGAGATGCTGCGCTCTTTCCTTACTAAGCTTGAATGGTTTTCTACGTTATTTCCGAGGATTCCAGTACCAGTCCAGAAAAACATTGACCAGCAAATTAAAGCCAGACCTAGAAAAATCAAGAAAGATGGCAAGGAGGGAATAGAAGAAGTGGAAAGACATGCAGAACGTAGACGTTCAAG GTCTCCAAGAAGGTCCTTGACTCCCAGGAGGTCACCTAGAAGATCAAGAAGCAGAAGTCGTCATCGGGAAGGTCGTGGGTCATCCAGTTTTGACAGAGAACTGGAGAGAGAGCGAGAACGACAAAGACTAGAGCGTGaagcaaaggagagagagagggagaggcgaAGATCCCGAAGTTCTGATCGAGCACTGGAACGGAGGCGAAGTAGAAGCAGGGAGAGGCACAGAAGTCGAAGCCGTGATCGAAAAGGAGACAGAAGAgacagggaaagggagagggaaaaggaaaatgaacGTAGTAGGAGGAAAGAGCGGGACTATGACAAAGAAAGAGGTAATGAAAGGGAAAGAGAGCGCTCTAGAGAAAAATCAAAAGACAGAAAAGGTAAGAGTGAAATTGAAGAAAAGAGGCACAAGGATGAAAAAGATGAAAGGAAGCACAGGGATGAGAAAAGAGACACAAAGAAAGAGAGGAGACACAGTAGGAGTCGAAGTAGGGATCGCAAGCGAAGGAGTAGAAGTGTGAGTAGGAATGCTGGCAAGCACAGCAGAAGCAGGAGCAAAGAGAAGTCGAGTAAACACAAAAGTGAAAGTAAAGAGAAATCAAATAAGCGGAGTAGGAGTAGGAGCAGGGGAAGAACTGACAGTGCTGAAAAATCCCGAAAACGAGAGCTTAGTCCCACTAAGGATAGGTCATGGAAACGTAGTAAAAGTAAAGAACGTTCTCACAAGCATGATCCCAGTGATAAGGACCACTCAGACAAACACGATCATCGGAGGAGCCAAAGTACAGAACGAGAGAATCAAGAAAAACAATCTAAAAACAAAGATGAGACTGTATGA